A region from the Gemmatimonadota bacterium genome encodes:
- a CDS encoding peptidase, producing the protein MPLAAYAQVGSRVSTPKEFLGNNIGDDYFLPTYDQFTAYWRKIDSESNRMQVMEIGKTAEGRPHLAAIITAPENFAKLARYKEISQTLQRARGLTDEQARALAKEGKSVVWIDGGLHATETVGANQLIETSFQLVSRTDEETVRILKDVIIVMVHANPDGMQMVAKCYMQEPVPERRRGPCSTRLYNKYAGHDNNRDFYMSNLPESQNMNKLMYWEWLPQIMYNHHQSGPAGTVIFTPPFRDPFNYNFDPMIPMGLNMVGAAMHQRFLQENKPGFTMRSGASYSTWWNGGLRTTAYFQNIIGILTEIIGSPTPSQIPVTLTQVLPRGDLPAPIEPQEWHFRQSIDYSVTANYAILDLAQRYKDQFLFNIYRMGANQIARGTRDHWTISNEDLVRAQAAAKAPAAGGAAASDAPPDFPGFNRGPTLSLAEYRAVMKDPARRDPRAYVIPSTQADFATATKFVNTMRYIGVEVHQATAAFTAGGKNYAAGSYLVRAAQAGRAHVIDMFEPQDHPNDMDERGIPRRPYDNAGWTLSYQMGVQFDRFMDDVTGPFVEIKGLATPLAGTVASASGASGYFISGAVNDAFTVANRVLKANGEVYRTTRAATANGKTFPAGSFYVTQNAATATIVQAAAKELGISVEGTTTRPDPDATKLSPKRIALWDTQTGSMSSGWTRLLFERFEFPYKVVCGAGFDDADLRSKYDIIVLPSDGAFGAGGGGRGGAGGGRGEPQGAPTTPPSDPDLRSLCDVNTGTGNGATALANVRKFVEQGGVLVAAGNSARIGQQLGLPITDYLVDRRPGAPDVRLGSDKFYVPGSVLRLAVDSTASGGLGLQGHTDMFFNNNPVFRLEPTAAARGVKPVAWFDTANPLRSGWAWGQNYLQGGVAAVEAPLGRGKVFLFGPEVTFRGQPHGTFKMLFNGIYNVQQTPAVVP; encoded by the coding sequence ATGCCCCTGGCCGCGTACGCTCAGGTGGGATCCCGCGTTTCGACCCCCAAGGAGTTCCTGGGGAACAACATCGGGGACGACTACTTCCTCCCCACCTATGACCAGTTCACCGCCTACTGGCGCAAGATCGACAGCGAGTCGAACCGGATGCAGGTGATGGAGATCGGCAAGACGGCCGAAGGCAGGCCGCACCTCGCCGCCATCATTACGGCGCCGGAAAACTTCGCGAAGCTGGCTCGCTACAAGGAAATCTCGCAGACCCTGCAGCGCGCCCGCGGACTCACCGACGAGCAGGCGCGAGCGCTGGCGAAGGAAGGGAAGTCGGTCGTCTGGATCGACGGCGGCCTGCACGCCACCGAAACGGTCGGGGCGAACCAGCTGATCGAAACGAGCTTCCAGCTCGTCAGCCGCACCGACGAGGAGACGGTCCGCATCCTGAAGGACGTGATCATCGTGATGGTGCACGCCAATCCCGATGGGATGCAGATGGTGGCCAAGTGCTACATGCAGGAGCCGGTGCCGGAGCGACGCCGCGGGCCATGTTCGACGCGACTCTACAACAAGTATGCAGGGCACGACAACAACCGCGACTTCTACATGTCGAACCTGCCCGAGTCCCAGAACATGAACAAGCTCATGTATTGGGAGTGGCTCCCGCAGATCATGTACAACCACCACCAGTCGGGCCCCGCTGGCACGGTGATCTTCACCCCGCCGTTCCGGGACCCGTTCAACTACAACTTCGACCCCATGATCCCCATGGGGCTCAATATGGTCGGCGCGGCGATGCACCAGCGCTTCCTGCAGGAGAACAAGCCGGGCTTCACCATGCGCTCCGGCGCGAGTTACTCCACGTGGTGGAACGGCGGGCTCCGCACCACGGCGTACTTCCAGAACATCATCGGGATCCTCACGGAGATCATCGGCAGCCCAACGCCGTCGCAAATTCCGGTCACGCTCACCCAGGTCCTCCCCCGCGGTGACCTGCCGGCGCCGATCGAGCCCCAGGAGTGGCACTTCCGTCAGTCAATCGACTACTCGGTGACGGCGAACTACGCCATCCTCGACCTCGCGCAGCGCTACAAGGACCAATTCCTGTTCAACATCTACCGTATGGGCGCCAACCAGATCGCCCGCGGGACTCGCGACCATTGGACGATCTCCAACGAAGACCTCGTACGCGCCCAGGCGGCAGCGAAGGCGCCAGCGGCAGGTGGCGCGGCGGCCAGTGATGCCCCACCAGACTTCCCCGGCTTCAACCGTGGCCCGACGCTGTCCCTCGCCGAGTACAGGGCGGTGATGAAGGATCCTGCGCGGCGTGACCCGCGTGCGTATGTGATCCCCTCGACCCAGGCGGACTTCGCGACCGCCACGAAGTTTGTCAACACGATGCGGTACATCGGGGTTGAGGTGCACCAGGCCACCGCCGCCTTCACGGCGGGCGGAAAGAACTACGCGGCAGGTTCGTACCTGGTGCGCGCCGCGCAGGCGGGCCGCGCACATGTCATCGACATGTTCGAGCCACAGGATCACCCGAATGACATGGACGAGCGTGGGATTCCGCGGCGCCCGTACGACAACGCCGGCTGGACGCTGTCGTACCAGATGGGCGTGCAGTTCGATCGCTTCATGGACGATGTCACGGGGCCCTTCGTTGAGATCAAGGGACTGGCGACTCCGTTGGCCGGCACGGTGGCGAGCGCCAGCGGGGCTAGCGGGTACTTCATCTCCGGTGCCGTCAACGACGCGTTCACGGTGGCCAACCGCGTACTCAAGGCCAACGGCGAAGTGTATCGCACCACGAGAGCGGCAACGGCCAACGGCAAGACGTTCCCCGCCGGCTCGTTCTACGTGACGCAGAATGCCGCCACGGCCACCATCGTGCAGGCAGCCGCGAAGGAGCTGGGGATCAGCGTGGAGGGCACGACGACCCGCCCCGATCCGGATGCGACGAAGCTGAGTCCGAAGCGCATCGCACTCTGGGATACCCAGACCGGCTCAATGTCGTCCGGCTGGACGCGGTTGCTCTTCGAGCGGTTTGAGTTCCCGTACAAGGTGGTCTGCGGCGCAGGCTTCGACGATGCCGACCTCCGCAGCAAGTACGACATCATTGTCTTGCCCTCTGACGGCGCGTTTGGAGCAGGAGGTGGTGGACGTGGCGGTGCTGGAGGTGGACGAGGGGAGCCGCAGGGGGCACCCACCACGCCCCCGTCTGATCCGGACCTGCGCAGCCTTTGCGACGTGAACACGGGCACCGGAAACGGTGCCACCGCGCTCGCCAACGTCCGCAAGTTCGTGGAGCAGGGAGGCGTCCTCGTCGCCGCCGGCAATTCGGCGCGTATCGGCCAGCAGCTGGGCCTCCCCATCACCGACTACCTCGTCGATCGCCGGCCGGGCGCTCCGGATGTCCGGCTTGGCTCCGACAAGTTCTACGTCCCCGGATCGGTGCTTCGTCTTGCGGTGGACTCGACCGCCTCCGGTGGCCTTGGGCTGCAGGGGCACACCGACATGTTCTTCAACAACAACCCGGTCTTCCGGCTCGAGCCAACCGCGGCGGCCCGTGGCGTCAAGCCGGTGGCGTGGTTCGACACCGCCAATCCGCTGCGGAGTGGTTGGGCCTGGGGCCAGAACTACTTGCAGGGTGGCGTCGCCGCGGTCGAGGCGCCATTGGGCCGTGGCAAGGTCTTCCTGTTTGGCCCGGAGGTGACCTTCCGGGGGCAACCGCACGGGACGTTCAAGATGTTGTTCAACGGGATCTACAACGTGCAGCAGACGCCGGCCGTGGTTCCGTAA
- a CDS encoding redoxin domain-containing protein has translation MTIPGVGDLAPDFTLRSTGNDQVTLSSFRDRKHVLLAFFPFAFSEVCTAEFCEMRDNWDQFATGDLEVFPISVDSPHALREFKAKHGMQATLLSDFKREVSAAYGTLFGNAGFSNRAYVLIDKAGVIRWKFVEETPGTRRESAELLAEIAKLA, from the coding sequence ATGACGATCCCAGGCGTCGGGGACCTTGCCCCCGACTTCACTCTCCGGTCGACCGGCAACGACCAGGTCACCCTCTCCTCGTTCCGGGACCGGAAGCACGTGCTCCTGGCCTTCTTCCCGTTTGCCTTCTCCGAGGTGTGCACGGCGGAGTTCTGCGAGATGCGGGACAACTGGGACCAGTTCGCCACGGGCGACCTCGAGGTCTTCCCGATCTCGGTGGACTCACCCCACGCGCTGCGCGAGTTCAAGGCCAAGCATGGGATGCAGGCGACACTGCTCTCCGACTTCAAGCGCGAGGTCTCGGCCGCCTACGGCACCCTGTTTGGCAACGCCGGCTTTTCGAACCGGGCGTACGTCCTCATCGACAAGGCGGGGGTAATTCGCTGGAAGTTCGTCGAGGAGACGCCGGGCACCCGGCGCGAGAGTGCGGAACTCCTCGCCGAGATCGCGAAGCTCGCGTGA
- a CDS encoding RidA family protein: MARRIVFTAKAAAPPPAYSQAVTAAGLVFVSGTAPSDPVTGAITGTTIQEQTRQCLANIQAILEAAGSSLDKLVSATIVLADEADFAGMNEEWLRWFPSNPPARQGAKLPVRIPGLKVSIAAIAEA, encoded by the coding sequence GTGGCCCGTCGGATCGTCTTCACGGCCAAGGCAGCTGCGCCACCCCCGGCCTATAGCCAAGCGGTCACGGCCGCCGGCTTGGTATTCGTGTCCGGTACTGCTCCGTCCGACCCGGTCACGGGTGCAATTACGGGAACCACCATCCAGGAGCAGACGCGGCAGTGCCTCGCGAACATCCAGGCAATTCTTGAGGCCGCGGGCAGCTCGCTGGACAAGCTGGTCAGCGCCACGATCGTGTTGGCGGACGAGGCCGATTTCGCGGGCATGAACGAGGAGTGGCTCAGGTGGTTCCCGTCCAATCCGCCCGCTCGCCAAGGGGCCAAGTTGCCGGTCCGGATCCCAGGCCTCAAAGTGTCGATCGCGGCGATCGCGGAGGCCTGA
- a CDS encoding LLM class flavin-dependent oxidoreductase, translating to MKKIGFLSFGHWMASPHSAVKTARDVLQQSIELAVAAEALGADGAYFRVHHFARQLGSPFPLLAAVGAKTSRIEIGTGVIDMRYENPFYMVENAGAADLISNGRLQLGISRGSPEQVIEGWRHFGYAPAEGTTDAEMGRSHAELFLDLLKGDGFAEPNPQPMFPNPPGLLRLEPHSPGLRDRIWWGSASNATAVWAAQHGMNLQSSTLKEDESGEPFHVQQAHQIRLFRQAWKDAGHAREPRVSVSRSIFALMDDRDRMYFGGDRRGDHVGFIDNMRAVFGRSYADEPDALVEALRQDEAIAEADTLLLTVPNTLGVEYNVHVIEAILTHVAPALGWR from the coding sequence TTGAAGAAGATCGGATTCCTGTCCTTCGGACACTGGATGGCGTCCCCGCACTCGGCGGTGAAGACGGCGCGCGACGTCCTGCAGCAATCGATCGAACTGGCGGTCGCCGCCGAAGCGCTGGGGGCGGACGGGGCGTATTTCCGGGTGCACCACTTCGCCCGGCAGCTCGGCTCTCCGTTCCCGCTCCTCGCGGCCGTTGGGGCGAAAACGTCGCGCATCGAGATCGGCACGGGCGTGATCGACATGCGCTACGAGAACCCGTTCTACATGGTCGAGAACGCCGGCGCGGCCGACCTCATCAGCAACGGCCGCCTGCAACTCGGGATCAGCCGCGGCTCCCCCGAACAGGTGATCGAGGGGTGGCGTCATTTCGGCTACGCGCCGGCCGAGGGTACGACCGATGCGGAGATGGGTCGCAGCCACGCCGAGCTGTTCCTGGACCTGTTGAAGGGTGACGGCTTCGCCGAGCCCAATCCGCAGCCGATGTTCCCCAACCCCCCGGGGCTGCTCCGGCTGGAGCCGCATTCACCCGGGTTGCGTGACCGCATCTGGTGGGGCTCCGCGTCGAATGCGACCGCCGTCTGGGCCGCGCAGCACGGGATGAACCTGCAAAGCTCGACGCTCAAGGAAGACGAATCGGGTGAGCCCTTTCACGTCCAGCAGGCCCACCAGATCCGTCTCTTCCGGCAGGCGTGGAAAGACGCCGGCCATGCGCGTGAGCCCCGCGTGTCGGTCTCCCGTTCCATCTTCGCGCTGATGGACGACCGGGATCGGATGTACTTCGGCGGCGACCGGCGCGGCGACCACGTCGGCTTCATCGACAACATGCGCGCCGTCTTCGGGCGGTCGTACGCCGATGAGCCCGACGCGCTCGTCGAGGCGTTGCGGCAAGACGAAGCCATCGCCGAGGCCGACACCCTGCTGCTCACGGTCCCCAACACGCTGGGCGTGGAATACAACGTGCACGTGATCGAGGCGATCCTCACGCATGTGGCGCCCGCGTTAGGCTGGCGCTGA
- a CDS encoding NAD-dependent epimerase/dehydratase family protein — MYSRRKFLKTGAAAGGALLATSRLLHASPSGPRAVAPMKILVLGGTGYIGPHIVRQLVARGHQVTIFTRGRRDASGLPTGIERLVGDRMINDTIPQGNLKSLEGRTWDAVFDDSATDPRWVRQSTALLKNSGMYLFVSSTGVFLPYLTPKNDETASVITEPATSTEYGIRKAQSEVVVRQAFGDRGIVVRPGYIVGPGDTTDRFSYWPQRFAAGGEILVPGVREHSSQFIDVRDLVSFMIKLVEEKRGGTWNCTGPARRLSWGEFIDTAKATLRPDAQLVWVTDLDFLREQKMTYAIPWMIPEGDNTHHLQIDVRKAVAAGLTFRPMAETLRDTLADWPNRLAQLPAGQQPNFRWITPAREREVLAMWKARAK, encoded by the coding sequence ATGTACTCCCGCCGCAAGTTCCTCAAGACCGGTGCTGCCGCTGGTGGCGCGCTCCTCGCCACCAGCCGTCTCCTGCACGCCAGCCCCAGCGGCCCTCGCGCCGTGGCGCCGATGAAGATCCTGGTGCTCGGCGGCACCGGCTACATCGGACCCCACATCGTCCGCCAGCTTGTCGCACGGGGACACCAGGTGACGATCTTCACCCGCGGTCGCCGCGATGCGTCCGGCCTGCCGACTGGCATCGAACGCCTCGTCGGCGATCGCATGATCAACGACACCATCCCCCAGGGGAACCTCAAGTCCCTCGAGGGGCGGACCTGGGACGCGGTCTTCGATGACTCGGCCACCGACCCGCGCTGGGTCCGTCAGTCTACGGCGCTGCTCAAGAACTCCGGCATGTACCTCTTTGTCTCGTCGACCGGCGTCTTTCTTCCCTACTTGACGCCAAAGAACGACGAAACCGCCTCCGTCATCACCGAGCCTGCGACGTCCACGGAATACGGGATTCGCAAGGCGCAATCCGAGGTGGTCGTGCGCCAGGCGTTTGGCGATCGCGGCATCGTCGTGCGCCCAGGCTACATCGTTGGCCCCGGCGACACGACTGACCGCTTCTCATACTGGCCCCAACGCTTTGCAGCAGGCGGCGAGATCCTGGTCCCCGGGGTGCGGGAGCATTCCTCGCAGTTCATCGACGTGCGCGACCTCGTGAGCTTCATGATCAAGCTCGTCGAAGAGAAGCGCGGCGGCACCTGGAACTGCACCGGGCCGGCTCGGCGGCTCTCATGGGGCGAGTTCATCGACACAGCGAAAGCGACGCTGCGGCCTGACGCACAGCTGGTGTGGGTCACCGATCTCGACTTCCTGCGCGAGCAGAAGATGACCTACGCGATCCCGTGGATGATCCCCGAGGGCGACAACACCCACCACCTGCAGATCGACGTGCGCAAGGCGGTGGCGGCAGGATTGACCTTCCGGCCGATGGCCGAGACGCTGCGCGACACGCTCGCCGACTGGCCGAACCGTCTCGCCCAGTTGCCGGCGGGGCAGCAGCCCAACTTCCGCTGGATCACCCCCGCACGCGAACGCGAAGTGCTGGCCATGTGGAAGGCACGCGCGAAGTAA
- a CDS encoding DUF305 domain-containing protein, translating into MTASRPITAFTIACLLAGASRASAQATMDHSKHRMGPEIVIPKGALYTKADVEFMQGMIAHHAQAIVMSKMAETNGANPQVLKLSRKIDQSQMPEINIMQDWLRRYGQFAPDTASWHDMQMDGMLTTDELKALSEAKGVAFDRLFLDGMIKHHAGALKMVEDLFKAPGAGQEVDANVFANDVVTAQTAEIGIMRRLLSLLPPQ; encoded by the coding sequence ATGACCGCTTCTCGCCCGATAACCGCCTTCACCATTGCCTGTCTGCTCGCCGGCGCCTCGCGCGCTTCCGCACAGGCGACCATGGACCACAGCAAGCACCGCATGGGCCCTGAGATTGTCATCCCCAAGGGGGCCCTGTATACGAAGGCCGACGTCGAGTTCATGCAGGGGATGATCGCCCACCACGCCCAGGCCATCGTGATGTCCAAGATGGCGGAGACCAATGGCGCGAACCCGCAGGTGCTCAAGCTCTCGCGCAAGATCGACCAGTCGCAGATGCCCGAGATCAACATCATGCAGGACTGGCTCCGCCGGTACGGGCAGTTCGCCCCGGACACCGCCTCGTGGCACGACATGCAGATGGACGGCATGCTCACCACCGACGAACTCAAGGCCTTGAGCGAGGCGAAGGGCGTGGCCTTTGACCGCCTCTTCCTCGACGGCATGATCAAGCACCACGCCGGCGCGCTCAAGATGGTCGAGGACCTCTTCAAGGCCCCGGGTGCCGGCCAGGAAGTGGATGCCAACGTCTTCGCCAACGATGTCGTCACGGCCCAGACGGCCGAAATCGGCATCATGCGACGCTTGCTGTCGCTGCTCCCTCCCCAATGA
- a CDS encoding cytochrome c, translated as MRRLAPALLLTLGACEWFTDFKRSPMVTTWESDSILKVRGAPQGSVPTNGTAVSALQVSYLAMPATLDSIAALVSNPTPVTEASLANGRKQYQINCAVCHGGAGAGDGTATKYGMIPMPLTTDMAKGRSDGYLFAIMRNGRGAMPPYNRIEEMDRWDVVNYIRGLQGRIGGVPIETTPLAMPGVTGDKVPGATPLGPNRWAPHAGGSRPAMQQGMDSTAAAPQGAR; from the coding sequence ATGCGCCGGCTCGCCCCTGCCTTGTTGCTGACGCTTGGTGCGTGTGAGTGGTTCACGGACTTCAAGCGCTCGCCGATGGTGACGACGTGGGAAAGCGATTCCATCCTCAAGGTGCGCGGCGCGCCGCAGGGCTCCGTGCCGACCAACGGGACCGCCGTGTCCGCGTTGCAGGTGTCCTACCTCGCGATGCCGGCGACGCTCGATTCGATCGCGGCGCTGGTGTCCAACCCGACGCCGGTCACCGAGGCCTCGCTGGCCAACGGTCGCAAGCAATACCAGATCAACTGCGCCGTCTGCCATGGTGGGGCCGGGGCAGGGGACGGTACCGCGACCAAGTACGGGATGATCCCGATGCCGTTAACGACCGACATGGCCAAGGGCCGCAGCGATGGCTACCTCTTCGCCATCATGCGGAACGGGCGTGGCGCCATGCCGCCGTATAACCGGATCGAGGAGATGGATCGCTGGGATGTGGTGAACTACATCCGCGGCCTCCAGGGCCGCATTGGCGGCGTTCCGATCGAGACCACGCCGCTGGCGATGCCCGGGGTGACGGGCGACAAGGTCCCCGGGGCAACGCCGCTCGGGCCGAACCGTTGGGCGCCCCATGCGGGTGGCTCGAGGCCGGCGATGCAGCAGGGCATGGACAGCACCGCGGCCGCGCCGCAGGGAGCGCGCTGA
- the trxA gene encoding thioredoxin — protein sequence MSVTLRCQFCQTWNRVDPSRAAERPKCGECARFILIDRPYTLFEDSFARTIADAQVPVLVDFYADWCGPCKMMAPAVDELAAKNAGKALVAKLNTDHAPATSQSFEIRGIPTVIVFKGGKEVARQSGAMPLAALQGLLDQAGS from the coding sequence ATGTCCGTGACCCTTCGTTGCCAGTTCTGCCAGACCTGGAACCGCGTGGACCCCAGCCGTGCCGCGGAGCGGCCGAAGTGCGGGGAGTGCGCCCGGTTCATCCTGATCGACCGCCCGTACACGCTGTTCGAGGATTCGTTCGCCCGGACGATCGCGGATGCGCAGGTGCCCGTGCTCGTCGATTTCTACGCGGACTGGTGCGGCCCGTGCAAGATGATGGCGCCGGCGGTGGATGAACTCGCCGCGAAGAACGCGGGGAAGGCGTTGGTCGCCAAGCTCAACACGGACCATGCGCCCGCGACGAGCCAGTCGTTCGAGATCCGGGGGATTCCCACGGTGATCGTGTTCAAGGGTGGGAAGGAGGTGGCGCGGCAGAGTGGTGCGATGCCGCTGGCGGCGCTGCAAGGCCTGCTGGACCAGGCGGGGAGCTAA
- the nrfD gene encoding polysulfide reductase NrfD, whose protein sequence is MASYIEPMRPNIASADVQLPAVKDYEQVDREISATLKPTKGWGMGLALAILAFLWGAGVWTYQIYWGLGNAGYNPPVMWGVYIITFVFWVGIGHAGTLISAILYLFRAGFRTTIYRCAEAMTVFAVMTAGLFPIIHIGRPWKFFWLIPYPNWRLLWPNFKSPLVWDVFAISTYLTVSATFLYVGLIPDIAVLRDRETNPVRKRILAVMSLGWRNSEPEWRHFTRMYLFLAAFSTPLVLSVHSVVSFDFAMALTPGWHATIFPPYFVAGAIFSGIGMVFTIIIPIRKFFRLEHYVTINHLDAAAKLCLFTSMVVGCAYIIEFWVAWYSGNMYEQDYFWNRVFGQWWWAAWIMLTCNMIFPLSLFSQKLRRNPTWLFILSIFINLGMWYERFVIIVPSLSHEFEPWQWSSYLPSWVDTSILIGSFGWFFMWFLLFIKQLPVVAIAEVKEIVPPKMKHAAGHGGHH, encoded by the coding sequence ATGGCTTCCTACATCGAGCCGATGCGGCCAAACATTGCGTCTGCCGACGTCCAGCTCCCGGCCGTCAAGGACTACGAGCAGGTCGATCGCGAGATCTCGGCGACCCTCAAGCCCACGAAGGGGTGGGGGATGGGGCTCGCCCTGGCGATCCTCGCCTTCCTGTGGGGCGCCGGCGTCTGGACCTACCAGATCTACTGGGGGCTTGGCAACGCCGGGTACAACCCGCCGGTCATGTGGGGGGTGTACATCATCACCTTCGTGTTCTGGGTCGGTATCGGGCACGCGGGGACGCTGATCTCCGCCATTCTTTATCTCTTCCGCGCCGGTTTCCGCACGACGATCTACCGGTGCGCCGAAGCGATGACGGTCTTCGCGGTCATGACGGCAGGTCTCTTCCCGATCATCCACATCGGGCGGCCGTGGAAGTTCTTCTGGTTGATCCCGTACCCCAACTGGCGACTGCTCTGGCCGAACTTCAAGAGCCCGCTAGTGTGGGACGTGTTCGCTATCTCGACCTACCTGACCGTCTCGGCCACGTTCCTCTACGTCGGCTTGATCCCGGACATCGCGGTGCTCCGTGACCGCGAGACGAACCCGGTGCGCAAGCGGATCCTGGCGGTGATGTCGCTCGGCTGGCGCAACTCGGAGCCGGAGTGGCGGCACTTCACCCGGATGTATCTGTTCCTCGCGGCCTTCTCCACGCCGCTGGTGCTCTCGGTGCACTCGGTCGTGTCGTTCGACTTCGCGATGGCGCTCACCCCGGGCTGGCACGCGACGATCTTCCCGCCGTACTTCGTCGCTGGCGCCATCTTCTCGGGCATCGGGATGGTCTTCACGATCATCATCCCGATCCGGAAGTTCTTCCGCCTCGAGCACTACGTCACCATCAACCACCTCGACGCGGCGGCCAAGCTCTGCCTCTTTACGTCGATGGTGGTGGGCTGCGCCTACATCATCGAGTTCTGGGTAGCGTGGTACAGCGGCAACATGTACGAGCAGGACTACTTCTGGAATCGCGTGTTCGGGCAGTGGTGGTGGGCCGCGTGGATCATGCTCACCTGCAACATGATCTTCCCGCTGTCGCTCTTCTCGCAGAAGCTGCGGCGCAACCCGACCTGGCTCTTCATCCTCTCGATCTTCATCAACTTGGGGATGTGGTACGAGCGCTTCGTGATCATCGTCCCGTCGCTCTCGCATGAGTTCGAGCCCTGGCAGTGGTCGAGCTACCTGCCGAGTTGGGTGGATACCTCGATCCTCATCGGGTCGTTCGGCTGGTTCTTCATGTGGTTCCTGCTCTTCATCAAGCAGCTGCCGGTCGTGGCGATCGCCGAGGTCAAGGAGATTGTGCCGCCGAAGATGAAACACGCGGCGGGCCATGGAGGGCATCACTAA
- a CDS encoding DUF3341 domain-containing protein yields MRQGLVAIFPQLDALCDAIESLKKDKIETFTVYTPAPRHEIEHALKPPASPVRRFTLIGGLLGVSFGYWIAIWTSEYWPMVVGGKAIASWIPYTIIGFEVMVLVGALSTVAAMFINSRIPKITMTVGFDPRFTNGDYGIFVQAAPERLRDLETKLRHHGAVEVRGES; encoded by the coding sequence ATGCGCCAGGGACTCGTTGCCATCTTCCCGCAGCTCGACGCGTTGTGTGACGCGATCGAGTCGCTCAAGAAGGACAAGATCGAGACCTTCACGGTCTACACGCCCGCTCCGCGCCACGAGATCGAGCATGCACTCAAGCCGCCGGCCAGCCCGGTGCGCCGGTTCACGCTCATCGGCGGCCTGCTCGGCGTGTCGTTCGGCTACTGGATCGCTATCTGGACGTCCGAGTATTGGCCGATGGTCGTGGGTGGTAAGGCGATTGCCAGCTGGATCCCGTACACCATCATCGGGTTCGAGGTCATGGTGCTCGTCGGCGCCCTGTCGACCGTCGCGGCCATGTTCATCAACTCACGCATCCCCAAGATCACCATGACCGTCGGATTCGATCCCCGGTTCACCAACGGCGACTACGGGATCTTCGTGCAAGCCGCTCCCGAGCGCCTGCGCGACCTCGAGACCAAATTGCGGCATCATGGAGCCGTGGAGGTGCGCGGTGAGAGCTGA